Proteins from one Parvularculales bacterium genomic window:
- a CDS encoding squalene/phytoene synthase family protein gives MGSAAGYVAGEVRRFDYDRYIAGLFAPGPRRRALWAFYGFVLEVGRIRHRVSEPHVGAIRFQWWREALDGVERRSVVRHNHPVLDELAYGLTSQWLEIRDLQEVLQLWQQDFDTSLADDGFFREKEACLGCMAALEFKVAARILGSSVEDDLFWRSVGLAWGLTRELRDQREHSDVKGGNAEDMIANARHALGGVRAALESIPTSLMPSLLPLSLVEPWLVRLEKGLEGAPWKPLSPLNRLWRILWAALRGRF, from the coding sequence GTGGGTAGTGCTGCCGGATATGTAGCCGGTGAGGTGCGTCGGTTTGATTACGATCGCTATATAGCAGGATTGTTTGCGCCGGGTCCACGGCGGCGGGCTTTATGGGCTTTCTACGGCTTTGTTTTGGAAGTTGGTCGCATACGTCATCGGGTGTCAGAACCTCATGTGGGGGCTATACGTTTTCAGTGGTGGCGGGAGGCCCTTGATGGAGTGGAGCGGAGAAGTGTTGTAAGGCATAACCATCCGGTATTGGATGAGTTGGCGTATGGACTGACATCTCAATGGCTTGAGATTAGAGATTTACAGGAAGTATTGCAGTTATGGCAGCAGGATTTTGATACCTCTCTTGCAGATGATGGATTTTTTAGAGAGAAGGAGGCATGTCTTGGGTGCATGGCGGCATTGGAGTTCAAGGTAGCGGCACGGATTTTGGGGAGCAGCGTAGAGGACGATTTGTTTTGGAGGTCGGTGGGGCTGGCATGGGGGTTAACGCGAGAGTTAAGAGATCAGAGAGAACATTCTGACGTTAAAGGGGGCAATGCGGAAGATATGATTGCGAATGCTCGCCATGCTTTGGGAGGGGTACGGGCAGCTCTTGAGAGTATCCCGACTTCGCTTATGCCATCTCTTTTGCCCTTATCTCTTGTTGAACCGTGGCTGGTGCGTCTTGAAAAGGGACTTGAAGGTGCGCCATGGAAACCTCTTTCGCCTTTGAATCGGCTGTGGCGGATTTTATGGGCTGCCTTACGTGGGCGCTTTTAA
- the secF gene encoding protein translocase subunit SecF yields MMRVKLVPDQTAIVFIRYRRLAFIVSGMLLLASMALFFTKGLNYGIDFRGGTMIEIGTDGPADIADLRNRVGNLGLGDVQVQQFGEPTDVLIRVEEQTGGVGAEAIGADTGGQGGIDVVDTLRGMLGDTVEYRRVEVVGPKVSGELIQSGVIAVLVAVFLVLIYIWIRFEWQFSVGAIAALIHDVALTIGIFCLLQLEFNLSIIAAILTIVGYSLNDTVVVYDRIRENLRKYKKKDLSELIDLSVNQTLSRTVMTSVTTLIALLSLYILGGEVIRGFTFAMIWGVVIGTYSSVFIASPILLMLDIKRDWGAVPTRTGTSQS; encoded by the coding sequence ATGATGCGGGTTAAACTTGTTCCCGATCAAACCGCGATTGTCTTTATTCGGTATCGCAGACTGGCCTTTATCGTATCAGGAATGCTCCTGCTGGCTTCTATGGCATTGTTTTTCACCAAAGGTTTGAACTATGGCATTGATTTTCGCGGTGGCACAATGATTGAAATCGGCACCGATGGACCTGCTGATATTGCCGATTTGCGCAATCGGGTTGGAAATTTGGGGTTGGGCGATGTTCAGGTACAACAATTTGGTGAACCGACGGATGTTCTCATTCGGGTTGAAGAGCAAACCGGAGGGGTAGGAGCAGAAGCCATAGGGGCAGATACCGGCGGACAGGGCGGTATTGATGTAGTGGACACGCTTCGTGGGATGTTAGGAGACACAGTCGAATATCGGCGGGTGGAGGTGGTTGGCCCCAAGGTAAGCGGCGAGCTTATTCAATCAGGTGTTATTGCAGTTTTGGTCGCGGTTTTTCTGGTGTTGATTTACATCTGGATTCGTTTTGAATGGCAATTCAGTGTAGGGGCTATTGCAGCGTTGATACATGATGTGGCGTTGACGATTGGCATTTTTTGTTTGCTGCAGTTGGAGTTTAATCTGTCTATTATTGCAGCAATTCTCACTATTGTGGGCTATTCTTTAAATGACACGGTTGTTGTTTATGACCGCATACGGGAGAATTTGCGTAAGTATAAGAAGAAAGATTTGAGTGAATTGATAGATTTGTCTGTCAATCAAACTTTATCACGCACCGTGATGACGTCGGTGACAACTCTCATTGCATTGCTTTCTCTTTATATTCTGGGAGGAGAAGTGATTCGTGGCTTTACTTTTGCCATGATTTGGGGAGTGGTGATCGGGACATACTCTTCGGTTTTTATAGCCTCTCCCATTTTGCTGATGTTAGATATTAAGCGGGATTGGGGGGCTGTTCCCACGCGGACAGGGACTTCGCAATCTTAA
- a CDS encoding urate hydroxylase PuuD, producing MATLLTSIRNTVIAGFVLALGLVFMYAGWDGDFGHAFGAFIFRWLHVISGVMWIGLLWYFNFVQIPNMPNIPDDQKPAVSKVIAPAALWWFRWGAMATIVTGIILALMNGYLVDAYTLGAMNDFVVEKNITIGIGMWLGTIMWFNVWFVIWPNQKIALGIVDAEADAKAAAARKAMLFSRTNTLLSIPMLFAMVATQNLY from the coding sequence ATGGCTACTCTTCTAACCTCTATTCGTAACACTGTTATCGCGGGCTTTGTTTTGGCCCTTGGTCTTGTTTTTATGTATGCCGGATGGGATGGAGACTTTGGTCATGCCTTTGGCGCTTTTATCTTTCGCTGGTTGCATGTCATCAGTGGCGTTATGTGGATAGGTCTCTTGTGGTATTTCAACTTTGTACAAATACCCAACATGCCCAATATTCCGGATGATCAGAAACCCGCCGTCAGTAAGGTGATAGCACCGGCAGCCTTGTGGTGGTTTCGCTGGGGCGCTATGGCGACCATTGTGACGGGAATTATTCTGGCATTGATGAATGGTTATCTGGTGGATGCTTATACGTTGGGTGCTATGAATGATTTCGTCGTTGAAAAGAATATCACCATTGGTATTGGCATGTGGCTGGGCACTATCATGTGGTTTAATGTATGGTTTGTTATCTGGCCAAACCAAAAGATAGCGCTGGGAATAGTAGACGCTGAGGCGGATGCCAAAGCGGCGGCGGCACGTAAGGCTATGCTGTTTTCACGGACCAATACGTTGCTCTCGATTCCCATGTTATTCGCCATGGTGGCTACGCAAAACCTTTATTAG
- the secD gene encoding protein translocase subunit SecD has product MLYFARWKIILIIVICLGGVLFASPNVLPRFVLGEFPDWIPHQQVNLGLDLRGGSHLLLEVDMGAVSKERLEVLRDDVRVALRQNSVRYRGLASTADAVVVTIIEPDRVSAAREALETLISPLPVSLLNPVSTPDIEIVEEGQSFTVRPSTQATLQRNQSTLAQSIEIVRRRVDELGTTEPTIQRQGAQRILVQVPGLDDPERLKDLLGQTAKMTFHLVNTQAAPDAIRTGRAPAGYEILYTEEEEGVPSTPLVVQRRVMVSGENLVDAQPSFDEYNMPVVTFRFDTAGGRRFGEITQQNVGNPFAIVLDGKVISAPVIREAILGGSGQISGNFTVQSANDLAILLRAGALPAPLHILEERTVGPGLGADSVRAGSIASLFGLVGVIVFMFLSYGRFGFYADVSLLVNLTLILGVLSLLQATLTLPGIAGIVLTIGMAVDANVLIFERIREEIRSGKPPLRAVDAGYSRALGTILDANITTLIAALVLFQIGSGPVRGFAVTLAIGIVTSVFTAFTLTRLMITWWLRRRKPQALAI; this is encoded by the coding sequence ATGTTATATTTTGCACGCTGGAAAATTATTCTAATTATTGTTATCTGCCTTGGGGGCGTTTTGTTTGCCTCACCTAACGTGTTACCGCGTTTTGTGCTGGGGGAGTTTCCGGATTGGATACCTCATCAGCAGGTTAATCTTGGGCTTGACCTGCGGGGTGGTTCTCATTTGTTGTTGGAAGTTGACATGGGCGCTGTCTCTAAGGAGCGTCTGGAGGTTTTGCGTGATGATGTGCGTGTAGCCTTGCGTCAAAACTCTGTTCGTTACCGGGGATTAGCCTCTACGGCGGATGCTGTAGTTGTCACAATTATTGAGCCGGATCGTGTGTCTGCTGCACGGGAGGCTCTTGAGACCCTCATATCTCCTCTACCGGTCTCTCTTTTAAACCCCGTTTCAACGCCGGATATTGAAATTGTTGAAGAGGGACAATCTTTTACAGTACGCCCGAGTACACAGGCAACCTTGCAACGCAATCAGTCAACTCTGGCTCAATCCATTGAGATTGTAAGACGCAGGGTTGATGAACTGGGAACCACGGAGCCAACCATTCAGCGTCAGGGAGCACAGCGTATCCTTGTTCAGGTACCCGGGTTAGATGACCCGGAAAGGCTTAAGGATTTATTGGGGCAGACGGCTAAGATGACGTTTCACTTGGTGAACACACAAGCCGCTCCTGATGCAATTAGAACAGGTCGCGCACCGGCCGGATATGAAATCCTCTATACGGAAGAAGAAGAGGGGGTACCGTCGACGCCTCTTGTTGTTCAAAGACGGGTCATGGTTAGCGGAGAAAATCTTGTAGATGCCCAACCTTCGTTTGACGAATACAATATGCCCGTTGTGACTTTTCGGTTTGATACGGCCGGAGGGCGGCGGTTCGGTGAAATTACCCAGCAAAATGTCGGCAATCCCTTTGCCATTGTTCTGGATGGTAAAGTAATAAGCGCACCGGTTATCCGGGAAGCTATCTTGGGAGGTTCCGGACAGATTAGTGGCAATTTTACGGTGCAATCCGCGAATGATTTGGCAATTTTATTGCGAGCCGGTGCCCTGCCTGCGCCTTTGCACATATTGGAGGAGCGCACGGTGGGGCCGGGGTTAGGAGCTGATTCTGTCCGGGCAGGCAGTATTGCCTCTCTTTTTGGGTTGGTGGGTGTGATTGTGTTCATGTTCCTGAGTTATGGGCGGTTTGGCTTTTATGCCGATGTGTCGTTGTTGGTGAATCTCACTCTGATCTTGGGAGTGTTGTCTTTGTTACAGGCAACTTTAACGCTTCCCGGTATAGCCGGTATTGTCTTGACCATCGGTATGGCTGTGGATGCGAACGTGCTTATTTTTGAGCGCATCCGCGAAGAAATTCGTAGTGGAAAGCCTCCCCTGCGGGCCGTTGATGCCGGATACAGCCGTGCTCTGGGTACTATTTTAGATGCCAATATCACGACTTTAATCGCGGCTCTTGTCTTGTTTCAAATTGGCTCCGGGCCGGTGCGTGGTTTTGCCGTTACTCTGGCCATCGGTATTGTCACGTCTGTATTTACGGCATTCACTCTTACTCGCTTGATGATCACCTGGTGGTTACGCCGCCGGAAACCTCAAGCGTTGGCTATTTAA